A stretch of the Leptotrichia sp. oral taxon 223 genome encodes the following:
- a CDS encoding phosphatase PAP2 family protein: MNILQNFDLSVIEALYHIHEPILDKIMIFFTDLGNTIWVVITIWLLINKKTRKTGLKAAAALIIFLLIVNVSLKPFFHKTRPFKYLKDIVLLIPEPSSFSFPSAHTASAFTMVYIFYKDIKKYFPGVLILAILISLSRLYLSVHFPTDVMAGIGIGLFSGFLGNSLINNFEFKGEKQ, from the coding sequence ATGAATATATTGCAAAATTTTGATTTATCAGTAATTGAAGCACTGTACCACATCCATGAACCGATTTTGGACAAAATTATGATTTTTTTTACAGATTTAGGAAATACAATCTGGGTAGTAATAACCATATGGCTTTTAATAAATAAAAAAACAAGAAAAACAGGTTTAAAAGCGGCGGCAGCACTTATTATATTTCTTCTGATAGTTAATGTTAGTTTAAAACCTTTCTTTCATAAAACAAGACCTTTTAAATATTTAAAAGACATAGTTTTATTAATCCCGGAACCAAGTAGTTTTTCGTTTCCATCGGCACATACAGCATCAGCTTTTACAATGGTTTATATTTTTTATAAAGATATTAAAAAATATTTTCCTGGCGTATTAATTCTAGCTATTTTAATATCACTTTCAAGATTGTATCTAAGCGTACATTTTCCCACTGATGTAATGGCAGGAATTGGGATAGGATTATTTTCAGGATTTTTAGGAAATAGTTTAATTAATAATTTTGAATTTAAAGGAGAAAAGCAATGA
- the tnpA gene encoding IS200/IS605 family transposase — protein sequence MSYNSNYHSVFDINYHIIFCIKYRREVINDEISNRLKEIFEKICPKYNIVLKEWEHDVDHIHMLINAMPNTELSKFVNTYKSASSRLIKKEFPEIRRRLWKKYFWSRSYLVVSVGGAPLEIIKKYIQNQKEV from the coding sequence ATGTCATATAATAGTAATTATCATTCAGTATTTGATATAAATTATCATATAATTTTTTGTATAAAATATCGAAGAGAAGTCATTAATGATGAAATTTCTAATAGATTGAAAGAGATTTTTGAAAAAATATGTCCAAAGTATAACATTGTTCTTAAAGAATGGGAACATGATGTTGATCATATTCATATGTTGATTAATGCTATGCCTAATACTGAACTTTCTAAGTTCGTAAATACTTACAAAAGTGCTTCTAGCAGACTGATAAAAAAAGAATTTCCTGAAATAAGGAGAAGATTGTGGAAAAAATATTTTTGGAGTAGAAGTTATTTAGTTGTAAGTGTCGGAGGTGCACCATTAGAGATAATTAAAAAATATATTCAAAATCAAAAGGAGGTGTAA
- a CDS encoding citrate/2-methylcitrate synthase, whose protein sequence is MKSDFINELGVLFNQNNSISDDIYNKLDVKRGLRNKNGTGVLVGLTKIGAVLGYSVNKRGKKIPEEGKLYYRGIPIDRLVEQFEEEKTFCFEKTMFLLLFGKVPSNFELKMFVSTLKEYRHLPDEFIEDFILRKPSTDIMNQLQRAVLCLYTLDENPDDVSLSNLIDQSLNLIAKFPSLLVYCYQACNYKHFNKSLIIHNPVEEYSIAENILHMLRSDSQFTKLESEILDLILVIHAEHGGGNNSTFTSHVISSTRTDTYSSISASIGSLKGPMHGGANSMVAKMMENLKKNTNPYDEVKLKEYLKLMFEKKVFDKTGRIYGMGHAVYTISDPRAEILKKKAYELAKEKNALEEFELFSNVEKFTKEIGKELKGENFEICANVDLYSGFVYRLLNIPQNIFTPLFALSRIASWNAHRMEQILVDKKLIRPAYKAIDEDGNIFL, encoded by the coding sequence ATGAAAAGTGATTTTATAAATGAACTCGGTGTTTTATTTAATCAGAATAATTCAATTTCAGACGATATTTATAATAAGCTTGATGTGAAAAGAGGGCTTAGGAATAAAAATGGGACAGGAGTCCTGGTTGGATTGACTAAAATTGGTGCAGTTTTAGGGTATTCAGTAAATAAAAGAGGGAAAAAGATTCCAGAGGAAGGAAAACTTTATTATCGGGGAATTCCGATTGATAGGCTTGTTGAGCAGTTTGAGGAGGAAAAGACATTTTGCTTTGAAAAAACGATGTTTTTGCTGCTTTTTGGAAAAGTTCCGTCTAATTTTGAATTAAAGATGTTTGTAAGTACATTGAAGGAATATAGGCACTTGCCAGATGAGTTTATAGAGGATTTTATTTTGCGAAAGCCGAGTACGGATATAATGAATCAGCTTCAAAGAGCAGTTTTGTGCCTTTATACATTGGATGAAAATCCAGATGACGTGAGTCTGTCAAATTTGATTGACCAGTCCTTAAATTTAATTGCAAAATTTCCAAGTTTACTGGTGTACTGTTATCAGGCTTGCAATTACAAGCATTTTAACAAAAGTTTGATAATTCATAATCCAGTGGAGGAATACAGTATTGCTGAAAATATTCTTCATATGCTTAGAAGCGACAGCCAATTCACAAAACTGGAATCTGAGATACTAGATTTAATTTTAGTTATACACGCAGAACACGGTGGAGGAAATAACTCAACATTCACTTCTCACGTAATTTCTTCCACAAGGACAGACACATATTCCTCAATTTCCGCTTCAATCGGTTCGTTAAAGGGGCCTATGCATGGCGGAGCAAATTCAATGGTTGCGAAAATGATGGAAAATCTGAAAAAAAATACAAATCCCTATGATGAAGTCAAACTAAAGGAATATTTGAAGCTGATGTTTGAGAAAAAAGTATTTGACAAGACAGGACGGATTTACGGGATGGGCCACGCAGTTTATACAATTTCGGATCCGCGTGCTGAAATTTTGAAAAAAAAGGCTTATGAGTTGGCAAAAGAAAAAAATGCGCTTGAAGAATTTGAACTTTTTTCAAATGTTGAAAAATTTACGAAGGAAATCGGGAAAGAGCTGAAGGGTGAAAATTTTGAAATTTGTGCAAATGTTGACTTGTATTCGGGATTTGTGTATAGACTTTTGAATATTCCGCAAAATATATTTACGCCGTTATTTGCATTGTCGAGAATAGCGAGCTGGAATGCGCACAGGATGGAGCAGATTCTCGTTGACAAGAAATTAATCCGTCCAGCATACAAGGCGATTGATGAAGATGGAAATATATTTTTATAA
- a CDS encoding nucleotide sugar dehydrogenase — protein sequence MNVTIIGTGYIGLVQGVVMSNLGFDVGCIDNDEVKIETLKQGKSPIYEPGLEETLKKSLKNGKIKFTLDYNSGIKNADVIFLAVGTPPLADGSSNLNYITAASKNLAQFLSKDSLIITKSTVPMGTNKKIKKIILDELKKRNMDNLNISVISNPEFLREGKAVYDFLNPDRIVVGIDENDNKEKIKKEIYKIYEYFLKKQIPIIFTNLETAELSKYSSNAFLSVKISFINEMAMLSEKTGANIEDVSKIMGFDHRIGNEFLNAGLGFGGSCFPKDTLAILNIGKNNDCEMSIVNSAVKFNDDLKDILIKKIKNKLGNTKDKTISILGLSFKPETDDIRESPAIKIIKKVSLLLFLKAGVRPSFEKPLDYEETNIKGTLNLLELCKKFKINNFVCASSSSVYGDTPKLPFSESDDIKKPLSPYALTKKTCEEMAYLYYKNYGIKVIMLRFFTVYGAGQRPDLAIHKFAKKLKYNEKISIYGDGKTGRDYTYIDDIIAGIIASIKFINKKNECYEIFNLGNNRVITLMEMVKIMEKISGYKADLEFCDFQKGDMPMTYADISKAKKLLGYSPKTDFEDGIEKFFEWFEKKESGEI from the coding sequence ATGAACGTAACGATAATCGGAACAGGATACATCGGTTTAGTTCAAGGTGTTGTAATGTCGAATTTAGGATTTGATGTTGGCTGTATTGATAATGATGAAGTAAAAATTGAAACGTTAAAACAGGGAAAATCGCCTATTTATGAGCCAGGATTGGAAGAAACTTTAAAAAAGTCATTGAAAAACGGAAAAATTAAATTTACTTTGGATTATAATTCTGGGATAAAAAATGCTGATGTGATATTTCTTGCAGTAGGAACGCCACCTTTGGCTGATGGAAGTTCAAATTTGAATTATATTACGGCTGCAAGTAAAAATTTAGCTCAATTTCTTTCAAAAGATAGCCTTATTATTACAAAATCAACTGTTCCTATGGGAACAAACAAAAAAATCAAAAAAATTATTTTAGATGAATTGAAAAAAAGAAATATGGATAATCTTAATATATCAGTTATTTCAAATCCAGAATTTTTGCGGGAAGGAAAAGCTGTTTATGACTTTTTAAATCCTGATAGGATTGTTGTGGGAATTGATGAAAATGATAATAAAGAAAAAATAAAAAAAGAAATTTATAAAATTTATGAATACTTTTTAAAAAAACAAATTCCAATAATTTTTACAAATCTTGAAACGGCAGAATTGTCGAAATATTCTTCAAATGCGTTTTTGTCTGTAAAAATATCGTTTATTAATGAAATGGCGATGCTTTCTGAAAAGACAGGAGCGAATATTGAAGATGTTTCAAAAATTATGGGATTTGACCACAGAATTGGAAATGAATTTTTGAATGCAGGACTTGGTTTTGGAGGTTCCTGTTTTCCAAAAGACACTCTTGCAATACTAAATATTGGGAAAAATAATGACTGTGAGATGAGTATTGTAAATTCTGCTGTGAAATTTAATGATGATTTGAAAGATATTTTGATAAAAAAGATAAAAAATAAACTTGGAAACACAAAAGATAAGACAATTTCAATCTTGGGACTGTCATTTAAGCCAGAAACTGACGATATAAGGGAATCCCCTGCAATAAAAATAATAAAAAAAGTGAGTTTATTATTATTTTTAAAAGCTGGAGTGCGACCATCTTTTGAAAAACCGTTGGATTACGAAGAAACAAATATAAAAGGAACTTTAAATTTATTGGAATTATGTAAAAAATTTAAAATTAACAATTTTGTCTGTGCTTCTTCATCTTCAGTTTACGGAGATACACCAAAACTTCCTTTTTCAGAAAGCGATGACATAAAAAAACCTTTATCGCCTTATGCTCTAACTAAAAAAACTTGCGAAGAAATGGCGTATCTATATTACAAAAATTACGGTATAAAAGTCATAATGCTCAGATTTTTTACAGTTTATGGAGCAGGACAGCGGCCAGATTTAGCCATTCATAAATTTGCAAAAAAATTGAAATACAATGAAAAAATATCAATTTATGGAGATGGCAAGACAGGACGGGACTATACTTATATTGATGATATAATCGCAGGAATCATAGCTTCAATAAAATTTATAAACAAAAAAAATGAATGTTACGAAATCTTCAATCTCGGAAACAACAGAGTGATAACTCTTATGGAAATGGTAAAAATAATGGAAAAAATTTCAGGCTACAAAGCCGATTTAGAATTTTGCGACTTTCAAAAAGGAGATATGCCGATGACATACGCTGATATTTCCAAAGCCAAAAAACTTCTTGGCTACAGTCCAAAAACAGATTTTGAAGATGGAATAGAAAAATTTTTTGAATGGTTTGAAAAAAAAGAAAGTGGTGAAATTTAA
- a CDS encoding aconitate hydratase — MSMSKNLNSNNMSLTYKILAKNLLKGELKAGNEIAVRVHQTLTQDSTGTMAYLQLNAMNVDKVATEISVAYVDHNMLQSSFENADDHEFIKTSAKKHNIVFSKPGNGICHRLHLERFGKPGKILIGSDSHTPTGGGLGMLAIGAGGLDVAIGMARGLYYLKVPKVYNIELKGKLQPWVSAKDIILYILKQLTVKGGVGYVMEYTGDGIKSLSVEDRATITNMGAELGATTSIFPSDEKTRIFLEKQSRGEDFTELLPDENAFYDDKLVVNLDELVPLAAFPHSPDNVHEISKDKKLKVDQIAIGSCTNSSYSDFMKLAAILDGKKVHPDVSLVLSPGSSNIMKMISENGALAKFIAAGARLLEAACGPCIGMGQAPKTDGISLRTFNRNFKGRCGTMSAGVYLVSTETAAASAITGYLTDPRELGAEIIVEEPEKFEISDNYFIFPNPNEEEAKKEREAVKIVMGPNIKPFPIGEELQDSITRKVILKTGDNITTDDICPSNAALLPFRSNIPKLSEHCFETIIPDFKERAEKNNGGIIVGGENYGQGSSREHAALLPLYLGIKAVIAKSFARIHKANLINSGIIPLEFENVEDYDKIDEYDELQLSDIPNSLINGRFIVKNITKNTEFPAKFNGSERELKILKFGGYLKFATSDEFLS; from the coding sequence ATGTCTATGAGTAAAAATTTGAACTCTAATAATATGAGTTTAACGTATAAGATTTTGGCTAAAAATCTTTTGAAGGGTGAATTGAAGGCAGGAAATGAAATTGCTGTCAGGGTTCATCAGACACTTACACAGGATTCTACGGGAACGATGGCTTATTTACAATTAAATGCGATGAATGTTGATAAAGTTGCAACTGAGATTTCGGTAGCCTATGTTGATCACAATATGCTGCAGTCCAGCTTTGAGAATGCAGATGATCATGAATTTATTAAAACTTCAGCTAAAAAGCACAACATTGTTTTTTCAAAACCGGGAAATGGAATTTGCCACAGATTGCATTTGGAAAGATTTGGAAAGCCGGGAAAAATACTGATTGGATCGGATAGTCACACTCCAACTGGAGGAGGGCTTGGAATGCTTGCAATTGGAGCTGGAGGGCTTGACGTTGCGATTGGAATGGCACGGGGGCTATATTATTTGAAAGTGCCGAAAGTTTATAATATTGAGCTAAAAGGGAAATTACAGCCTTGGGTGTCGGCTAAAGACATTATTTTGTACATTTTGAAACAGCTTACAGTAAAAGGCGGAGTCGGATACGTAATGGAATATACTGGAGATGGAATTAAATCGCTATCAGTTGAAGACAGGGCGACAATTACCAATATGGGAGCTGAATTAGGGGCTACAACGTCAATTTTTCCAAGTGATGAGAAAACAAGGATTTTTTTGGAAAAACAGTCACGTGGAGAAGATTTTACAGAATTACTGCCTGATGAGAATGCGTTTTATGATGATAAGCTAGTTGTTAATTTGGATGAATTGGTGCCACTTGCGGCTTTTCCTCATAGTCCTGACAATGTGCATGAAATTTCAAAGGATAAAAAACTAAAAGTCGATCAGATTGCGATTGGTTCATGTACAAATTCATCGTATTCAGATTTTATGAAACTTGCAGCAATTTTAGACGGGAAAAAAGTTCATCCAGATGTGAGCCTTGTATTATCGCCAGGTTCAAGCAATATTATGAAAATGATTTCAGAAAATGGTGCATTGGCAAAATTTATAGCAGCTGGAGCAAGATTGTTAGAAGCCGCTTGCGGACCTTGTATTGGAATGGGACAGGCACCAAAAACGGATGGAATTTCACTTAGAACATTTAACAGAAACTTTAAGGGAAGATGTGGGACAATGAGTGCCGGAGTTTATCTAGTGAGTACAGAAACAGCGGCTGCGTCAGCAATTACAGGATATTTGACAGATCCTAGGGAATTGGGGGCAGAAATCATTGTAGAAGAGCCTGAAAAATTTGAAATATCAGATAACTATTTTATTTTCCCAAATCCAAATGAAGAGGAAGCAAAAAAGGAAAGAGAAGCAGTAAAAATCGTAATGGGGCCTAACATTAAGCCATTTCCGATTGGGGAAGAGCTGCAGGATAGCATTACACGAAAAGTTATCTTAAAGACAGGAGATAATATTACAACAGACGATATTTGCCCATCAAATGCTGCATTATTGCCATTCCGTTCAAATATTCCAAAATTGTCTGAACATTGTTTTGAAACAATAATTCCAGATTTTAAGGAAAGAGCTGAAAAAAATAATGGCGGAATAATTGTCGGAGGAGAAAATTATGGGCAAGGTTCAAGCCGTGAACATGCTGCATTGTTACCGCTTTATCTTGGTATAAAGGCAGTTATCGCAAAATCATTTGCAAGAATCCACAAGGCAAATTTGATAAACAGCGGAATTATACCATTGGAATTTGAGAACGTGGAAGATTACGATAAAATTGACGAATACGACGAATTACAGTTGTCAGACATCCCAAATTCATTGATAAATGGAAGATTTATTGTAAAAAATATTACTAAAAATACTGAATTTCCTGCAAAATTCAATGGTTCAGAAAGAGAGCTTAAAATATTAAAATTTGGCGGATACTTAAAATTTGCGACAAGTGATGAGTTTTTAAGTTAA
- a CDS encoding isocitrate/isopropylmalate dehydrogenase family protein, producing the protein MKKVTLIPGDGIGYEISESLVEIFKAAKVPVEFETENAGTDVYEKTGELIPDSLYESVEKNKIAIKGPITTPIGKGFRSINVYLRKKYDLYTNFRPSRNLPGIKTRYENIDLAIFRENTEGIYIGEEKYENDDKTSAVAIKRITKKGSERIVRSAFEYAKNNKISKVTVVHKANILKFTDGMFLETAREVARDYEGIELEELIVDNMCMQLVTNPERFKVIVTMNLYGDILSDLVAGLVGGLGVAPGANIGDDIAIFEAVHGSAPDIAGQNKANPLALLLSSLEMLKYLKLNDFAENIENAILKTLEEGCKTKDLGGNATTTEFTKKIIENLG; encoded by the coding sequence ATGAAGAAAGTGACATTAATTCCAGGGGATGGAATTGGATATGAAATATCGGAAAGTTTAGTGGAAATTTTTAAGGCTGCGAAAGTTCCAGTGGAATTTGAAACTGAAAATGCAGGGACAGATGTTTATGAGAAAACTGGAGAATTGATTCCTGATAGCCTTTACGAAAGTGTTGAAAAAAATAAAATCGCTATAAAAGGACCAATTACGACACCAATTGGGAAAGGGTTTAGAAGCATAAATGTGTATCTTAGAAAAAAATATGATTTATATACGAATTTTCGGCCATCAAGAAATTTGCCAGGAATTAAGACTCGGTATGAAAATATTGATTTGGCAATTTTTAGGGAAAATACGGAAGGGATTTATATTGGTGAGGAAAAGTATGAAAATGATGACAAGACAAGTGCGGTTGCTATAAAAAGAATTACGAAGAAAGGCAGCGAACGGATTGTCAGAAGTGCTTTTGAATATGCAAAAAATAATAAAATTTCCAAAGTTACAGTCGTGCATAAGGCAAATATACTGAAATTTACAGATGGAATGTTTTTGGAAACTGCAAGGGAAGTTGCAAGGGATTATGAAGGAATTGAGCTGGAAGAGCTTATTGTTGACAATATGTGTATGCAGCTTGTTACAAATCCGGAAAGATTTAAAGTAATTGTTACGATGAATTTATATGGAGATATTTTATCGGATTTGGTTGCTGGACTTGTAGGAGGGCTTGGGGTTGCTCCAGGGGCAAATATTGGAGATGATATTGCCATTTTTGAAGCTGTACATGGCTCTGCGCCTGATATTGCAGGGCAAAATAAGGCAAACCCGCTTGCGCTGCTACTCTCATCACTAGAAATGCTAAAATATTTAAAGCTGAATGATTTTGCAGAAAATATAGAAAATGCTATTTTAAAGACACTGGAAGAAGGATGTAAAACAAAAGATTTGGGTGGAAATGCTACAACGACTGAATTTACAAAAAAAATTATTGAAAATTTAGGATAG